A window of Anaerosoma tenue contains these coding sequences:
- a CDS encoding type II toxin-antitoxin system HicB family antitoxin, with translation MGKANISFPEGMLEEIDRRAAEAGTTRSGFIQEATSAYIARIDEDAEREERRKRIERAQEHMAEIGKRMQPGPDGVTIIRQFRDALPEWLTDRERTDDE, from the coding sequence ATGGGCAAAGCGAACATCTCGTTTCCCGAGGGCATGCTGGAGGAGATCGACCGGCGCGCGGCCGAGGCCGGCACGACCCGCAGCGGCTTCATCCAGGAGGCCACCTCCGCCTACATCGCCCGGATCGATGAGGATGCTGAGCGCGAAGAGCGCCGAAAGCGCATCGAGCGGGCGCAGGAGCATATGGCCGAGATCGGCAAGCGCATGCAGCCGGGACCGGATGGTGTGACCATAATCCGGCAGTTCCGTGATGCCCTCCCGGAGTGGCTTACGGATCGCGAGCGTACCGACGATGAGTAG
- a CDS encoding type II toxin-antitoxin system VapC family toxin, whose translation MSSPLRISTGRPVVIDTSVAFKWFDTTEPGADIAAQLLDAHGRDEVALIAPAHLPMEILNIPTSRREPVSRIEEIIDSLADADLLIAPVDDALLISAIRIAEAERLALYDAVFIALAAALDAELVTADRKQAATASCRVRLIGQ comes from the coding sequence ATGAGTAGCCCGCTGCGCATCTCCACCGGTCGGCCGGTCGTGATCGACACCTCCGTGGCGTTCAAGTGGTTCGACACCACAGAGCCCGGTGCCGACATCGCTGCACAGCTGCTCGATGCGCACGGCCGGGATGAGGTAGCGCTCATCGCGCCTGCGCATCTGCCGATGGAGATCCTGAACATCCCCACGAGCAGACGCGAGCCAGTCTCACGGATCGAGGAGATCATCGATAGCCTCGCCGACGCCGACCTGCTGATTGCCCCGGTCGACGATGCGCTCCTGATCAGCGCCATCCGCATAGCAGAGGCGGAGCGTCTCGCGCTCTACGATGCCGTCTTCATCGCGCTCGCGGCGGCACTCGACGCAGAACTGGTGACCGCCGACCGAAAGCAGGCCGCCACCGCCTCATGCCGGGTGCGGCTGATCGGCCAGTAA
- a CDS encoding GNAT family N-acetyltransferase: protein MPIRSLERSDVREGFSSGEPSLDLFLGRYAWQNQARYRLGVTYVAVDDATRRVSGYFTLAAASIACGEPPVRPPGGYAEVPCIRIARLAVDQRVQGMGLGSELVHAALAIALAESERVGCAGVIVDALPEAVCFYERFGFSPIGVVAGTGARRPRPTLMWLGIGTVRRAIG from the coding sequence ATGCCGATTAGGTCGCTCGAGCGTTCCGACGTCCGGGAAGGCTTCAGTTCTGGCGAGCCCTCACTCGATCTGTTCCTGGGGCGCTACGCCTGGCAGAACCAGGCGCGCTATCGCCTCGGCGTGACGTACGTAGCGGTGGACGACGCCACGCGTCGTGTGAGCGGCTACTTCACGCTGGCGGCCGCGTCGATCGCCTGTGGCGAGCCGCCGGTTCGCCCGCCGGGCGGCTATGCCGAGGTTCCCTGCATCCGCATAGCACGCCTGGCGGTCGACCAGCGCGTGCAGGGGATGGGTCTTGGCAGCGAGCTTGTACACGCGGCTCTTGCGATCGCGCTCGCCGAGTCGGAGCGCGTGGGATGTGCGGGCGTGATCGTGGATGCACTGCCCGAAGCTGTATGTTTCTACGAGCGCTTCGGGTTCAGTCCGATCGGTGTGGTTGCGGGCACCGGCGCCAGACGTCCGCGGCCGACGCTCATGTGGCTTGGGATCGGCACCGTGCGCCGGGCGATTGGATGA
- a CDS encoding type II toxin-antitoxin system TacA family antitoxin, translated as MADYVQISAQISEATRSRLDQYARETGLKKGRLIEDAIQAHLDALDEVPAEYLIPHRVVVDTESWERIVAEMDRPVEPTPALRRLMRSDAD; from the coding sequence ATGGCCGACTACGTACAGATCTCCGCACAGATCAGCGAGGCGACACGTTCGCGGCTTGACCAGTACGCGCGCGAGACCGGCCTCAAGAAAGGGCGCCTGATCGAGGACGCGATCCAGGCGCACCTCGACGCGCTCGACGAGGTGCCGGCCGAGTACCTCATCCCGCACCGCGTAGTGGTGGATACGGAATCGTGGGAGCGGATCGTGGCCGAGATGGACCGTCCGGTCGAGCCGACGCCCGCTCTCCGCAGGCTCATGCGGTCCGATGCCGATTAG
- a CDS encoding NAD(P)-dependent oxidoreductase, producing the protein MNQDSSAATHPGDIHRLLLSGPLAEQVAERLGTAYPGLETRVVSQGPPSSDDLAWADAYTGFRLPEGFERSAIVWVHAMMAGVDALAPALRDLPRPVLLTRTVGDMPRKMGLYVLAYALADAHHLAEYREQQADRVWRPLDAPRTGGALATILGTGEIGAGVAEALQGAGFDTCGVNRTGHEHPAFSRVAAATDPNAVPRETNVLVNTLPLTLETTGSIGMSIFGRVEGALFINVGRGASVAMDDLRRALELGHLRHAVLDVLPTEPPPADAWYWDHPQVTLTPHIAAVTDAGDVARSLSAALDDLRSGRTPESSVDLARGY; encoded by the coding sequence ATGAACCAGGACTCAAGTGCAGCGACTCACCCCGGAGACATCCATCGTCTGCTTCTGTCCGGACCGCTTGCGGAACAGGTCGCCGAGCGGCTTGGCACCGCGTATCCCGGCCTTGAGACGCGCGTCGTCTCCCAGGGGCCGCCTTCCAGCGACGACCTCGCATGGGCCGACGCATACACCGGCTTCCGCCTGCCTGAAGGCTTCGAGCGGTCGGCGATCGTGTGGGTGCACGCGATGATGGCGGGCGTTGATGCGTTGGCGCCGGCTCTGCGCGATCTCCCCCGCCCCGTGCTCCTCACGCGCACCGTGGGCGACATGCCGCGGAAGATGGGGCTCTACGTCCTCGCGTACGCGCTCGCCGATGCGCATCACCTGGCCGAGTACCGCGAGCAGCAGGCCGACCGGGTGTGGCGGCCCCTCGACGCACCGCGGACCGGCGGTGCGCTCGCGACGATCCTCGGCACCGGTGAGATCGGAGCGGGCGTGGCCGAGGCGCTCCAGGGGGCCGGCTTCGACACGTGCGGCGTGAACCGCACCGGCCACGAGCACCCGGCCTTCTCGCGCGTCGCAGCCGCCACCGACCCGAACGCCGTCCCCCGCGAGACGAACGTGCTCGTGAACACGCTGCCGCTGACGCTCGAGACCACCGGAAGCATCGGTATGTCCATCTTCGGCAGAGTCGAGGGAGCGCTCTTCATCAATGTGGGACGCGGAGCTTCCGTGGCCATGGACGACCTGCGGCGAGCGCTCGAGCTCGGCCACCTCCGGCACGCGGTGCTCGACGTGCTGCCTACCGAGCCGCCTCCCGCCGACGCCTGGTACTGGGACCACCCGCAGGTGACGCTCACGCCGCACATCGCGGCCGTGACCGACGCCGGCGATGTGGCCCGGAGCCTGTCAGCCGCCCTCGACGACCTGCGATCAGGACGCACGCCCGAAAGCTCCGTCGACCTTGCGCGCGGGTACTAG
- the purB gene encoding adenylosuccinate lyase, protein MIERYTRPEMGRIWDLENKFEIWKEIEVLACEAQVELGVMPAEDVAVIRQRAAFEVERINELEATLNHDVIAFLTNMAEHIDAGFGVDEPKPSRWVHYGMTSSDLGDTALCYQMTQAQDLVIEDVRRLGRICVRRAQEFADTLCVGRTHGIHAEPMYFGMKWAAWAQALKRAEQRLIAAREYSCAWGAISGAVGSYSNIDPHVEAYVCEKLGLVPDPTSTQVIARDRHAHVLAVLATVAATAEWIATEVRALQKSDTIEAEEPFAKGQKGSSAMPHKRNPITAERVCGLARVVKANAQVGFDNVALWHERDISHSSAERVVLADSFIATDYLLGKLEWILDGLVVYPEVMRANLEKTRGLIYSSRVLLELVDTGMKREDAYLVVQRNAMAVWDDIQHAREGATYRERLEADSECVLTAERLDAIFDPHAFLARADVVLERVRGLEF, encoded by the coding sequence ATGATCGAGCGTTACACCCGTCCCGAGATGGGCCGGATCTGGGACCTGGAGAACAAGTTCGAGATCTGGAAGGAGATCGAGGTCCTCGCCTGCGAGGCGCAGGTGGAGCTGGGCGTGATGCCCGCCGAAGACGTGGCGGTGATCCGCCAGCGGGCGGCCTTCGAGGTGGAGCGCATCAACGAGCTCGAGGCCACGCTCAATCACGACGTGATCGCGTTCCTCACCAACATGGCCGAGCACATCGACGCCGGATTTGGCGTCGATGAGCCCAAGCCCAGCCGGTGGGTGCACTACGGCATGACGTCGAGCGACCTCGGCGACACCGCGCTCTGCTACCAGATGACGCAGGCGCAGGATCTCGTGATCGAGGACGTCCGCCGCCTCGGCCGTATCTGCGTGCGACGGGCGCAGGAGTTCGCGGACACGCTGTGCGTGGGCCGCACGCACGGCATCCATGCCGAGCCGATGTACTTCGGCATGAAGTGGGCCGCCTGGGCGCAGGCGCTCAAGCGTGCGGAGCAGCGCCTGATCGCGGCGCGCGAGTACTCGTGCGCGTGGGGCGCGATCTCCGGAGCGGTGGGCAGCTACTCCAACATCGACCCTCACGTGGAGGCGTACGTGTGCGAGAAGCTCGGCCTCGTTCCGGATCCCACCTCCACGCAGGTGATCGCGCGCGACCGTCACGCGCATGTGCTCGCCGTGCTGGCCACGGTGGCAGCCACGGCCGAGTGGATCGCCACCGAGGTGCGCGCGCTGCAGAAGAGCGACACCATCGAGGCCGAGGAGCCGTTCGCCAAGGGCCAGAAGGGCTCCAGCGCGATGCCGCACAAGCGCAACCCGATCACAGCCGAACGCGTGTGCGGGCTTGCGCGCGTGGTGAAGGCCAACGCGCAGGTGGGCTTCGACAACGTGGCGCTCTGGCACGAGCGCGACATCTCGCACAGCTCGGCCGAGCGCGTGGTGCTCGCCGACAGCTTCATCGCCACCGACTACCTCCTCGGCAAGCTCGAGTGGATCCTCGACGGCCTCGTGGTCTACCCCGAGGTCATGCGCGCGAACCTCGAGAAGACGCGCGGGCTCATCTACTCAAGCCGCGTGCTGCTTGAACTCGTGGACACCGGCATGAAGCGCGAGGACGCGTACCTCGTGGTGCAGCGGAACGCGATGGCCGTGTGGGACGACATCCAGCACGCGCGCGAGGGCGCCACCTATCGCGAGCGCCTTGAGGCCGACTCCGAGTGCGTGCTCACGGCCGAGCGACTCGACGCGATCTTCGACCCGCATGCGTTCCTTGCGCGGGCCGACGTGGTGCTGGAGCGCGTGCGCGGACTGGAGTTCTAG
- a CDS encoding ATP-grasp domain-containing protein: MFILEDPYVSRRLALAVAGSGAPVLDTPAARTALGARFGLLSDDDFARRYLEAERPRLYANSENAIGWVAEHLSGTPLAESVDLFKDKVRFRDLLADLYPDYRYAGLTLEELEGFDPTSVRVPFVVKPAVGFFSMGVHVVDSIDDWPGVVAALRDEASALASLYPDTVIGLDRFIVEEVIEGEEFAVDAYFDSEGAPVVLNVLGHLFASADDVSDRVYITSAELIERWVEPFTAFLAEVGRRAGLRDFPVHAELRVDASGRVAPIEINPMRFAGWCVTDIAFHAYGIDPYECFMEGLAPDWPRILERHRGSTFGVVVADIPASIDREAIESVDYEALETRFSRPIEVRRTDFRRYPVLGFVFAEVPSADLRELKAMLGADLTAYVRMAGTA; this comes from the coding sequence ATGTTCATCCTCGAGGACCCGTACGTATCGCGAAGACTCGCGCTTGCCGTGGCTGGCTCAGGCGCACCAGTGCTCGACACGCCCGCCGCACGAACGGCGCTCGGCGCGCGCTTCGGGCTCTTGTCAGACGATGACTTCGCGCGGCGCTACCTCGAAGCCGAACGTCCGCGGCTGTACGCGAACTCCGAGAACGCGATCGGGTGGGTCGCGGAGCATCTCTCGGGCACGCCGCTTGCCGAGAGCGTCGACCTGTTCAAGGACAAGGTCCGCTTTCGCGACCTGCTCGCCGACCTCTATCCCGACTACCGGTACGCGGGTCTCACCCTGGAAGAGCTGGAGGGCTTCGATCCGACGTCCGTACGTGTGCCGTTCGTGGTGAAGCCCGCCGTGGGGTTCTTCAGCATGGGCGTGCACGTGGTCGACTCGATCGATGATTGGCCCGGAGTCGTGGCCGCCCTGCGAGACGAGGCATCCGCGCTCGCGTCGCTGTATCCGGACACGGTCATCGGTCTCGACCGCTTCATCGTCGAGGAGGTGATCGAGGGCGAGGAGTTCGCGGTTGACGCGTACTTCGACAGCGAAGGCGCGCCGGTGGTGCTCAACGTCCTCGGGCACCTGTTCGCCTCGGCAGACGACGTGAGCGACCGTGTGTACATCACCTCGGCGGAGTTGATCGAGCGCTGGGTGGAGCCGTTCACGGCGTTCCTTGCCGAGGTAGGCCGGCGGGCGGGCCTGAGGGATTTCCCGGTGCACGCCGAGTTGCGTGTGGATGCCAGCGGTCGCGTCGCCCCGATCGAGATCAACCCGATGCGGTTCGCAGGATGGTGTGTGACCGACATCGCGTTCCACGCGTACGGCATCGACCCCTACGAGTGCTTCATGGAGGGGCTTGCGCCCGATTGGCCCCGGATACTGGAGCGCCACCGGGGGAGCACCTTCGGCGTCGTCGTGGCGGACATCCCCGCTTCGATCGATCGTGAGGCGATCGAGTCGGTCGACTACGAGGCGCTCGAGACGCGCTTCTCCCGGCCGATCGAGGTGCGTCGAACCGACTTCCGCCGCTACCCGGTACTCGGATTCGTGTTCGCGGAGGTCCCCTCGGCGGACCTGCGGGAACTCAAGGCGATGCTCGGGGCCGACCTCACCGCCTACGTGCGCATGGCCGGCACCGCGTGA
- the panD gene encoding aspartate 1-decarboxylase, which produces MKRTMLGGKIHRAVVTQANVDYEGSVTVDEDLLDAAGILPGEVVHIWDVTNAARLTTYTIAGPRGSGAVCVNGAAAHLVHEGDLVILGSYVELEDAEARTWIPKAVFVDDENRIVEVRGEEAFRAN; this is translated from the coding sequence ATGAAGCGCACCATGCTCGGCGGCAAGATCCACCGCGCCGTCGTCACCCAAGCGAACGTGGACTACGAGGGCAGCGTCACCGTGGACGAGGACCTGCTCGACGCCGCCGGCATCCTGCCCGGCGAGGTGGTCCACATCTGGGACGTGACCAACGCCGCCCGCCTCACCACCTACACCATCGCCGGCCCGCGCGGCAGTGGCGCCGTCTGCGTGAACGGCGCGGCGGCGCACCTCGTACACGAGGGCGACCTGGTGATACTCGGCTCGTACGTGGAGCTGGAGGATGCCGAGGCTCGAACGTGGATCCCGAAGGCCGTCTTCGTGGATGACGAGAACCGCATCGTGGAGGTACGAGGCGAAGAGGCCTTCCGCGCGAACTGA